One window from the genome of Lutra lutra chromosome X, mLutLut1.2, whole genome shotgun sequence encodes:
- the LOC125091433 gene encoding uncharacterized protein LOC125091433 — protein sequence MAHQTLFLLKSPSTDHWKLRLRHFITYLPPQRTQRQQRDCSPPSLLLPSFSGRGLLHPWAGTRYFPLPLLYTLEFYSGTEAPAVLERWGVLKVAVGSGGFFFLFFFLFFSFFFFFFFGGASGLFGVFALRRLGGEWNAQAPSVGHEPALSSCWEGAASSGRELALQRLSPSVLLPITDQSWPTASRVQRLRRRLRTRRPQGRAAEWGKQGAVPAPDLLIRLAALPPRTEVGLVSSFFNGVGGRAEGRKEVVRDVRQSPGPWEIGNRARSGLVPRALAPRAQPEVGSPVRHHPSLSPLTRPSEGPSVLVPRPSLPRGPYSLPPKQLYSRNSGT from the exons ATGGCCCATCAGACCCTTTTCCTGCTAAAATCGCCGTCCACAGATCACTGG AAGCTTCGCCTCCGCCATTTTATAACTTACCTCCCCCCTCAGCGTACACAGAGGCAGCAACGAGACTGTTCGCCTCCCtcactcctccttccttctttctcaggcCGGGGGCTTCTTCACCCCTGGGCTGGTACAAGatattttccccttcctcttctttacACCCTTGAATTCTACTCAGGGACGGAAGCTCCCGCGGTTCTAGAGCGGTGGGGGGTTTTGAAAGTGGCGGTCGGATCCGgcgggtttttttttctttttttttttctttttttttcttttttttttttttttttttttggtggcgcTTCGGGATTGTTTGGGGTGTTCGCTCTTCGGCGACTTGGAGGCGAATGGAACGCGCAGGCGCCATCTGTCGGCCACGAACCCGCGCTCAGCTCCTGTTGGGAGGGAGCGGCATCTAGCGGTAGAGAGCTGGCACTGCAACGCTTGTCTCCCAGCGTCCTCCTCCCTATCACCGACCAATCGTGGCCGACTGCCTCCCGGGTTCAGCGTCTCCGACGCCGTCTGCGAACAAGGCGCCCGCAGGGGCGCGCCGCCGAGTGGGGTAAACAAGGTGCCGTGCCCGCGCCTGACTTACTCATTCGTTTGGCAGCGCTTCCGCCGCGGACCGAAGTGGGCCTCGTTTCCTCTTTCTttaatggggtgggggggcgcgcCGAGGGTCGAAAGGAGGTCGTTAGGGATGTCCGGCAGAGCCCCGGACCGTGGGAAATCGGAAACCGGGCTCGCTCGGGACTCGTCCCCCGGGCCCTTGCGCCCCGCGCGCAGCCCGAGGTTGGCAGCCCAGTCCGGCATCacccttccctgtcccctctgACACGCCCCAGCGAGGGGCCTTCCGTCCTAGTTCCCAGACCCTCGCTTCCCCGCGGTCCCTACTCCTTACCACCAAAACAACTCTACTCGCGGAACTCTGGCACCTGA